One region of Triticum aestivum cultivar Chinese Spring chromosome 6B, IWGSC CS RefSeq v2.1, whole genome shotgun sequence genomic DNA includes:
- the LOC123138934 gene encoding uncharacterized protein has product MEGRKKERVMATAVCVLVILLSAQRLPVGLADPTSPFCQCYLGCFGFDPECSGEGWQRCHDYCCAIACRFPGDADFDRVCEGSGGQQTCGTEAPGYDTTSTTTADDAVVKANYWSGGHGKAKAKHG; this is encoded by the exons AtggaggggaggaagaaggagagagtgATGGCCACCGCCGTCTGCGTGCTCGTCATCCTGCTGTCGGCCCAGCGGCTGCCGGTCGGGCTTGCCGACCCCACGTCGCCGTTCTGCCAGTGCTACCTGGGCTGCTTTGGGTTTGACCCAGAGTGCAGTGGCGAAGGGTGGCAGAGGTGCCATGATTACTGCTGCGCCATAGCGTGCCGCTTCCCTGGGGACGCCGACTTCGACAGGGTGTGCGAGGGGTCCGGTGGGCAGCAGACTTGCGGCACGGAGGCCCCCGGCTACG ATACTACTTCTACTACTACTGCTGATGACGCTGTGGTCAAGGCCAACTACTGGAGCGGCGGCCACGGCAAGGCCAAGGCCAAGCACGGCTAG